The Brevibacillus humidisoli DNA segment CGCCGTCCGCCCACCTTCAGCTCATGAGCATCGATGTCAAAACTCTCGCCGACTCCCAGTTTCGCATCCAGATATTCTTTATTTTCATCCACGTTGGTCGATATGGGTCGACTCTCCCCTTCTTTGTTCCCCCGCAGGCTTGTCATGTTTACCACCCCACTCACTCCTTTCCAGAATCCATTCCACTGCTTTCCGCGTAACCGGGCAGCCGCGGCGAACGCTGTCTTTCCCCTGCATCTTTCCGATATCGCCGATTCCAATCACACAAGGAATCCGATATTTGTTGAGGATATCGACAGTATCACCGTAGATTCGGTTCTCCAGATGCTTGGCCGGATTTCCGTCTTTGTCGACTGCTTCCTCAATGATGTTGCCTTTGTTGTCTACGGAATACTTGACACTCGTGCCATGCACCCAGCGCGTATTGGAGGCAACGGCAATCACGCCAAGGACCTCCACATCAGGATGGAGCATCACATACTCGATCGCTTGCTCTCCAAGGCCGCGACCGTAATTCCCATTGTCATCAAACATGACCAATACGGGGTCGGCAGCAGCTTGCTTGATTAGCTCCACCACCTGTGATCCGCTCAGCGGCGTTGGGTTGCCTGCAGACAGCGAAATACATCGTCCACCCACCTGCTTGGCTACCGTCTCGATCGCCCGCTGGGCAACATGATCACCATCGGTGATAAGAATTACTTTGCGGGACTTCTCTCCCATATGTTCCACCACCACATGCTGGTCACCCTCTCGGCTTGAAGAGCAGCGAAGCAAGAAATCCAAAAACAATCGCAGCGGATATACCAGCACTGGTAACCTCAAAGATACCTGTCAACACCCCGACAATACCGTGCTGCTCGGCTTCTGCTATCGCTCCGTGGTACAACGAGTGTCCGAAACTGGTAATCGGTACAGTAGCTCCTGCACCGGCAAACTCGATAAATGGATCGTATACACCGACAAAGTCGAGCACGACACCTGCAACAACGAGTGTACTCATCACGTGGGCCGGTGTCAGCTTGACCACGTCCAGCAGCAGCTGGCCAATCACACAGATCAAGCCGCCCACCACAAATGCGATTACATACTCCACTGCTCTTACCCCTTCCAATGAACTGGCGCTGCTTCGTCGATTTACTTCCTAGCAAGCCAGAATCTGAAGTGCCCTGGAGAGGGTACTTCCAATGAACTGGCGCTGCTTCGTCGATTCCACTTGAAAACTACTGTCGTTTTGCATCAGAATACTTCCAAGGCTACGGCGTGAGCAATACACGGGATGGAACTACCCTGTTGGTAACTAACCGGACTAAGAAGCGCTCCTGTCGCACAAACCAGAACCTTATTCAGTTGACCTCTCTGCAGTTGGGAAACGAGATAACCATACGTAACGGCAGCGCTGCTGGCACATCCGCTCGCACCGGCAAACACCTGCTGTTCCGGCGAATAGATCATCAACCCGCAGTCATCGTAGACGTGTTCCAGATCAAATCCCTCCTTGCGCATCAGCTCCTTGGCAATCGGGTACCCCACCGCAGCCAGGTCACCCGTGACGATCAGATCGTAGTCCTGCGGTTGACGCTGAGTATCGCGAAAATGGGCCGCCAGTGTGGAAACAGCTGCAGGAGCCATCGCTGTGCCCATGTCATAGGGATCGGTAATACCCAAATCCAAGACTCGTCCCAACGTCGCGTAGGTTATCGCAGGACCGCTCCCATCTCTTCCCACCAGAGCAGCACCTGCGCCAGTCACCGTCCACTGTGCGGATGGCGGTTTTTGTCCACCGTACTCAGTGGGATAGCGGTACTGGCGCTCTGCGGTGGCATTGTGACTGCTGCAGGCTGCAATCACATGGTCGGCGAATCCGGCATCTACCAGAGCAGCTGCATTAGCCAAGGTCAACATCGATGTGGAACATGCGCCATACATGCCCATGAGCGGCATTCCCAGCAACTCTGCAGCAAACGATGTCGTGATATTTTGGTTGAGCAGATCACCTGCGAGAATCAGGTCCACATCCTCTTTAGACAGTCCGCCCTTCTCAAGGGCGATTGTGACGGCATCTTCCATCAGTTTTCGTTCGGCTTTTTCCCACGAATCCTGACCGGCATACAGATCGGAATGAACCTTGTCAAAAAAGGTTGCGAGCGGACCTTCCCCTTCTTTCGGGCCAACGACGGCCGCTGATGCTTTCAAACGCACATTACCAGTAAATTTCCACGTTTGCTTTCCAAGTTTTCGCGATGGCGCAGTCAGGTTTGTCACAACTGACACCTCCTCCCCACTAGGCCAGCCCGAATAAGCTCTTGATCAAGCCAGCGATGAAGGCCGCCACTACTCCAAATACGATCACCGATCCAGCTAGTTTAAACATATTTCCGCCTACTCCCAGCACATACCCCTCGCTGCGATGCTCAATTGCCGCTGATGCAATCGAGTTGGCAAAGCCCGTCACAGGTACGGCTGAGCCTGCTCCGGCATACTGACCAATGTTGTCATATACACCCAGGCCCGTCAGCAGAACGGAGAGAAAGATCAGCGTTGCCACCGTTGGATTGCTGGCTGTCTTCTCCGTAAAATCAAAGACGGCGATGTAAAAGTTCTGCAGCCCCTGACCAAGCAGACAGATCATTCCACCAACCCAAAAGGCCCGCCAGGAGTTGAGCAGTACATTGCGTCTTGGCTGAAACCTCGCTGCCTGCTGCTTGTACCGTTCCTTGGTCAGCTGCTGGAGCCGCTGATTGGATTTCGTCGCCATCGCTGATCACATCCTTTCTACATAACGTTTTGACGGTATCGAGTTGATTTGCACAGATAGTTTTCCTGTTTCCAGACGAATCTATAAGCGGATTTTATTACCACACTCATAAATGGAGCAACCACTGCAAACCTGAACCCAGCACCTTGCCCAAAACCATTGCCATCAGCAGGGCGATGATATACCGATTCATCCGCAACCGCTTAGCGAGAATGGGAAAAACGTTGAGGACTTCAGTCAAGCCGGCCGCCAGCATCCCAACAAAGATCCCCGCAAACAATCCCCAAAAAAGTGTTGTGTAACGGCTAGCGTTGTACTTGAGATGAAAAAAATCGGTCACGGTGAAAAACAGAGCCCCACAGACCAATGCCCACTCGTACCACCTGATATAGCGGCGGCTATTGGTTAGCTGCGTCAACCTGGGAATAATGTCGAGAACGGTTATAAAGGCAACCAGGCCGCTGCCG contains these protein-coding regions:
- a CDS encoding stage V sporulation protein AE, whose protein sequence is MGEKSRKVILITDGDHVAQRAIETVAKQVGGRCISLSAGNPTPLSGSQVVELIKQAAADPVLVMFDDNGNYGRGLGEQAIEYVMLHPDVEVLGVIAVASNTRWVHGTSVKYSVDNKGNIIEEAVDKDGNPAKHLENRIYGDTVDILNKYRIPCVIGIGDIGKMQGKDSVRRGCPVTRKAVEWILERSEWGGKHDKPAGEQRRGESTHIDQRG
- the spoVAE gene encoding stage V sporulation protein AE, yielding MEYVIAFVVGGLICVIGQLLLDVVKLTPAHVMSTLVVAGVVLDFVGVYDPFIEFAGAGATVPITSFGHSLYHGAIAEAEQHGIVGVLTGIFEVTSAGISAAIVFGFLASLLFKPRG
- the spoVAD gene encoding stage V sporulation protein AD, whose product is MTNLTAPSRKLGKQTWKFTGNVRLKASAAVVGPKEGEGPLATFFDKVHSDLYAGQDSWEKAERKLMEDAVTIALEKGGLSKEDVDLILAGDLLNQNITTSFAAELLGMPLMGMYGACSTSMLTLANAAALVDAGFADHVIAACSSHNATAERQYRYPTEYGGQKPPSAQWTVTGAGAALVGRDGSGPAITYATLGRVLDLGITDPYDMGTAMAPAAVSTLAAHFRDTQRQPQDYDLIVTGDLAAVGYPIAKELMRKEGFDLEHVYDDCGLMIYSPEQQVFAGASGCASSAAVTYGYLVSQLQRGQLNKVLVCATGALLSPVSYQQGSSIPCIAHAVALEVF
- the spoVAC gene encoding stage V sporulation protein AC, yielding MATKSNQRLQQLTKERYKQQAARFQPRRNVLLNSWRAFWVGGMICLLGQGLQNFYIAVFDFTEKTASNPTVATLIFLSVLLTGLGVYDNIGQYAGAGSAVPVTGFANSIASAAIEHRSEGYVLGVGGNMFKLAGSVIVFGVVAAFIAGLIKSLFGLA
- a CDS encoding stage V sporulation protein AB — protein: MSMIQLFLLIVVGLGGGLAVGSGLVAFITVLDIIPRLTQLTNSRRYIRWYEWALVCGALFFTVTDFFHLKYNASRYTTLFWGLFAGIFVGMLAAGLTEVLNVFPILAKRLRMNRYIIALLMAMVLGKVLGSGLQWLLHL